In the Agromyces flavus genome, TCCGGGTCGGTGAATGCTCCCCCATCACCGTTGAGCCGCACGCGGTGGGAACCGGTCCCCTCCGCCGCGACACCGGCGGCCTTGGCGAGCGCACGTCGCTTGTAGAGGCCGAGGCCGATCGGGCTGGAGGGCGTCGCGAAGTCGACGTAGCTGCCGAAGCTCTTCGCGACCGCGAGGCCGCGCTCGACGTAGAAGCGCTTGCTCGCGCCGACGTCGTCGACCCCGAGCAGCATGACGATGTGGTCGATCGTGCGCGTGGCCGGACCGGTGTCCTTCTTGTTCGAGGTGGCGATCTGCCAGATGGTTCCGTCGGGCGCCTGCACGACGCCGCCGAAGCCCCAGAGGGACTTCTCGGTGGGCTTCACGACGGTAGCGCCGGCGGCGACCGCGGAGTCGAACAGGGCCGTCACGTCGGCCGGCTGCGAGGTGATGAGCGACACGGTGAACCCGCGGAAGCCGCTCGTCGCGGCATCCGATGGGACCGTGTGCACCTGCTCGCCGAGCCCGAAGGCGTCGGCGTAGAAACGGCGTGCGGCCTCGGGGTCGTCGACCTTGACGGTGATGGAGTCGATCGTGGTGATGGTGGCGGAGTCGGTGGTGTTCATGTCCTCGACGGTAGGCGCGGCGAGGACGCGCTCGCTTCTCGATTCCTGCTCGACCTGCGGGGCGCGCGCCGGGCTCACCACTCGACGCGATTGCCTTCGCCGCACGCCGCTGTGTTGCTGCTCCAGTCGGGCGGTGCCGGCACGTACCGGTGACACACCTCGCCGCCGAGGTAGACGGCGCCGTACTCGCCCTCGTCCTCCTCGAGCTCGATCGACATGACGACGAACGGGCCGTCCGGGCCGAGACGCGCTCGATGTGCTTGGTGTTGCCATCCCAGACCGTCAGGTCCAGCTCGACCTCGCAGATCGAACCGGTGAACGCCGGACTGAAGTCGACCACGAGCGCCATCTGCTCGTCGCGGGCCAGCGTGATCGTGCGCTCGGGGAAGTAGTCATGCGGATTCCCGACCTCGTCGTACACGTAGGCCTCGGACGGGCCCTCGCCGACGTGGATGTTCACGATCTCGGACTCGACTCCCGCACCCCGCCCCGACGTCATGCGGACGAGCGTGCCTCGCGAGATCGGGTCGCAGCGCTCGACCGAGGTGATGTCGGTGATGCGGACGGTGCCGGCCCGGTTGCCGGTGAGGTACAGCGTGACCCGCCGCGGCCCCGCGACGTCTCCGTGCTCGTTGTCCTCGAGCCATTCGACCTGCCCTTCTGGGGACAGGTCAGCCAGTTCGGCGAGCTCGATCGACGAGAGTTCAGCGGATGGCGCGAGCACGACGTCGTCCATTCGCGGCTCGGTGTCGACTCGCACGTCGACGGGTTCGCCCCGCGTGTCCAGGGCGGCCTGGAACCATCCGAAGCCCTGGCTCACCGCACCGGCGATGACGGTCGCGAGCGCCGCCGCGGCGACGCCGCCGACCCAGACTCCGGCTCGGCGCCAGGACGGCCCTCGCGGGTTCGTAGTCCCGCCGCTGTCGTTCGGCTGCGTCCGCACGCCTGATTCTCTGGACATGACCGCATCAGATCTCTCGGCTCGCGGTCGAGATTAGTTCTGAGATTTCCTCAGGTAATCAGGAGGCGCCCTGAGATCGACCGGCTCGTCCACCGGCAGCGCGCGCTCACCACGCCGTCCCGGCGCGCAACGCGGCGTCCACCATCGCATCGACCGACCCGATCCACGCCTCGCCGTGCCCCGGCACCACAACGCGTGATGAGGAGCCTCGAAGCTGTCCGAGCGTCTCACGTGCGCCGGCGAGGTCGTGATGGAAGACGGACGGCAGCAGCTGTGGCCCGGCGAGGTGCGACGTACCGTGGCGGGTCGCAAGGCAATCACCGACGACGAGTACGCCTTCGCCCTCGAAGTCGAACGCGGTGTGCCCGGTCGTGTGGCCCTCGACGAGGATGACGCGCGGATGCCCGGGCACGTCGGCCTCGCCATCCCGCATCGGGATCGCCGCGACATCCGGAACGCCGAGGGCGGGGTTCCGGTCGAGCAGGGGAAGGATGTCGAGGGCCCAGCGCAGCACACCGGGGCGCCACGCCTGACGCACCAGGTCGGCGACGCCGGCCTGCTCGACGACGTCGCGACGGACGTTCCGCACCTCCAAGGGGTGGGCGTACACGCGCGTTCCGAAGGTGGCGGCGAGCCACGCGGCACCGCCGAGGTGGTCGGCATGCCCGTGGGTGAGCAGGACCGCGGAGACGTCCTCGACGCGACAACCGATGATCTGCAGGGAGGCGACGAGCAGGTCGCGCTGCCCGACGTACCCCGCGTCGATGAGCGTGACCCCGTCGGGTCCGGCATAGATGGACCAGTTCACGTGCGGCGTGTGGACGAAGTGGAGGTGCTCGCTCACACGATCGACGCGGAATCCGCGTCGGCCCGGCCCAGCCTGCCCTGCATCGGCGCCCACCCAAGCCCCCTGCCGACCGGTCGGCCGCCACGACCGGCCGTCCGCCAAGGCTATCGACGCATTCGCCGACGAGCACTGTCATCCGGGAGTGACCTTCGTCACCGGCGTCCGCATCGCGCCGGCGTAGCGTTCCTGCCAGAGAGCGGGAGGGGGAGATTGCGATGAAGGTGCTGGTCGCCTACGCGAGCAAGTACGGCGCGACGGAGGGCATCGCGTTGCGGATCGGCGAGACCCTGAGTGCGCGCGGGATCGAGGTCGACGTCAGGAG is a window encoding:
- a CDS encoding MBL fold metallo-hydrolase → MSEHLHFVHTPHVNWSIYAGPDGVTLIDAGYVGQRDLLVASLQIIGCRVEDVSAVLLTHGHADHLGGAAWLAATFGTRVYAHPLEVRNVRRDVVEQAGVADLVRQAWRPGVLRWALDILPLLDRNPALGVPDVAAIPMRDGEADVPGHPRVILVEGHTTGHTAFDFEGEGVLVVGDCLATRHGTSHLAGPQLLPSVFHHDLAGARETLGQLRGSSSRVVVPGHGEAWIGSVDAMVDAALRAGTAW
- a CDS encoding VOC family protein; this encodes MNTTDSATITTIDSITVKVDDPEAARRFYADAFGLGEQVHTVPSDAATSGFRGFTVSLITSQPADVTALFDSAVAAGATVVKPTEKSLWGFGGVVQAPDGTIWQIATSNKKDTGPATRTIDHIVMLLGVDDVGASKRFYVERGLAVAKSFGSYVDFATPSSPIGLGLYKRRALAKAAGVAAEGTGSHRVRLNGDGGAFTDPDGFAWGAASE